A genomic region of Candidozyma auris chromosome 5, complete sequence contains the following coding sequences:
- a CDS encoding translation initiation factor 3 subunit CLU1, giving the protein MAEAQSSQPEPAQVVLKIALPSFLGHKIEYVETHHVVTDTVSDVKEALTASSLLSQLTNFNLFHGEKNVTEEFDDFSTLEEVFGAPGKFDLRLTERAYSLKDVYDHLLKFRETIGMNFFDHAARAYGVSAGGVKFNSLGFKEVKKHEEKKQEEQKKEETEDSAENETSDEEKAQIKAVVSQLVEPKEFDVVDFATTDSILARWNLPIKSLTLSQWSVPQHQKAKGDLLYLTLTTLESETYSITCHASGFFVNRLSNANFDPSLKVNEKGAYHREYIFHNLVASLSPKFLATIEANKDALAKGSEYAESYLVLSQSAVSYPWLVTEAALKDSTIPDSFRSQLPVISNGVDGADFVKDWNEEYQGIKEFSKDSFNERLLREKLLNKYIQEFTQISTTTAVEILRGNIVPLNPNEPKSDHIFLRNNIFYSFGVNATGAHDETGGDEAARYCFGKDLAAVKLLNRLDVPGVSNLLTCIVDFLGERVVCQAPVPGVFSDQVDENGNSIDKIVQGYSHENNVIHTSEDFNEALKPIGEAFHLKPHTVELASGASTDKELALSKDAKCIVGTDHRKYIIDLYRTTPLDIEFLDEHYDASETSYPHKEASLRHDAVEEWYKRKAAAMFKVETERLEKEGKLKDGEEKPSIALPVDQIVLNPDAFTGVEESKDDQEDVREVSNFIKKQLIPELLDDIMKNSVPFDGAHLTAFMHRAGINMRYLGYIVKQALSRIEAFEKETEATVRDNEAAIKQKAEEEKTKSGEEKEKDEKTEKEETTEDEKKQSSAKLVPVKANMTALTELAIQEMIARGAKHVIRKLGKTVPFLLKPHFVVHFHNCLFGRKVNGSPTIEIDALLKPLFSKEETAFADMKPEDVINAIEKEVFLRFRYSLAPDWPENIKPFSLLREIAMKVGIQWKARSYHFTKEEFDANETSQEVVEQVSETKGKKKGKGKKNHQKPAEVSPPPKRTTVFIVDDIVDIVPIVKDASYRCSMVDEVYETAKSHLSKGDVEVGTTLMTELISFYQQIYGTVNTEAASLYSTLAQFYAERGMTTEASIVARKAIILNERIFGADSYETINAYIKASFFDSLNKDQSGAFALNSRALQLWTDVYGPNHPNCVSTLTNFAAILQDMKLHKEANKLFAKSLETSEKLNGEVSDITALIRHRYAVSLVQLGNYKGAQEQFAKAGEVFNKVVGPEDVFSKECSNFVTQIKTYIAYNEHQAAEQRKNQKGKIAAKSNASVASKPAQKSAGKNGKKSSPVSDPAIASKSVEEILQFIEGKSSSSEKKKNKKKN; this is encoded by the coding sequence ATGGCAGAAGCACAACTGTCACAGCCGGAGCCCGCTCAGGTCGTGCTCAAAATAGCGCTTCCCTCGTTTTTGGGCCATAAAATTGAGTACGTGGAAACTCACCATGTGGTTACCGATACCGTGAGTGACGTGAAAGAAGCCCTAACTGcgagctctttgttgagcCAGTTGaccaacttcaacttgtttcACGGGGAAAAGAACGTGACAGAGgaatttgatgattttTCTACTTTGGAAGAAGTCTTTGGTGCTCCAGGTAAGTTCGACCTCAGATTGACCGAAAGAGCTTACTCTTTAAAAGACGTCTACGACCATCTCTTGAAATTTAGAGAGACCATTGGTATGAATTTCTTCGATCACGCTGCTCGTGCTTACGGTGTGAGTGCTGGAGGAGTGAAATTCAACAGCTTGGGTTTCaaggaagtgaagaaacatgaggaaaagaagcaggaggaacaaaagaaggaggagacGGAAGACTCGGCTGAGAATGAAACGTCcgacgaagaaaaggcTCAGATCAAGGCAGTTGTCTCGCAACTCGTTGAACCAAAGGAATTTGATGTGGTGGACTTTGCTACCACCGACTCCATTCTTGCCAGGTGGAACCTCCCAATCAAGTCACTTACTTTGTCGCAGTGGAGTGTTCCCCAGCACCAAAAGGCTAAGGGCGACTTGCTCTACCTCACATTGACCACTTTGGAAAGCGAAACGTATTCCATCACTTGTCACGCCTCGGGATTTTTTGTAAACCGTTTGTCGAATGCCAACTTCGACCCTTCGTTAAAGGTCAACGAGAAGGGCGCATACCACCGTGAGTATATCTTCCACAACTTGGTTGCCTCGTTATCGCCCAAGTTCCTTGCCACCATTGAAGCTAATAAGGATGCGCTCGCAAAGGGTTCGGAATATGCCGAGAGCTACTTGGTTCTCTCTCAGTCTGCCGTTTCCTACCCATGGTTGGTTACAGAAGCGGCATTAAAAGATTCCACCATTCCAGACTCCTTCCGCTCTCAGCTCCCTGTGATCTCGAACGGCGTCGATGGCGCTGACTTTGTCAAGGATTGGAACGAGGAGTACCAAGGTATCAAGGAATTTTCCAAGGATTCGTTCAATGAACGTTTGCTCAGGGAAAAATTGCTCAACAAGTATATCCAGGAGTTCACTCAGATATCGACCACCACTGCCGTTGAAATATTGAGGGGCAACATCGTTCCATTGAACCCTAACGAGCCCAAATCCGATCACATCTTTTTGCGCAACAATATCTTCTACAGTTTTGGTGTGAATGCCACTGGTGCTCATGATGAAACTGGAGGTGATGAGGCTGCTCGTTACTGTTTTGGCAAAGATTTGGCTGCGGTCAAGCTTTTAAACAGACTTGATGTGCCTGGTGTTAGCAACTTGTTGACTTGTATCGTTGATTTCCTTGGCGAGAGAGTCGTGTGTCAGGCCCCAGTCCCTGGTGTTTTCTCCGACCAAGTGGATGAAAATGGAAATCTGATTGACAAGATTGTCCAAGGTTACTCGCACGAGAATAATGTGATTCATACTTCGGAGGACTTCAATGAAGCTTTGAAACcaattggagaagcttttcaCTTGAAGCCTCACACTGTGGAGTTGGCATCTGGAGCAAGTACAGATAAAGAGCTTGCTCTTTCGAAGGATGCAAAGTGCATTGTCGGTACCGACCACAGGAAGTACATCATTGACTTGTACAGAACCACACCTTTGGACATAGAGTTTTTGGACGAGCACTACGATGCTTCTGAGACTTCGTACCCACACAAGGAGGCTTCTTTGAGACATGATGCTGTTGAAGAGTGGTATAAGAGAAAGGCGGCTGCTATGTTTAAAGTAGAGACCGAGCgcttggagaaggagggcaagctcaaggatggagaagaaaaaccTCTGATTGCGCTTCCAGTCGACCAGATTGTTCTCAACCCAGATGCCTTCACTGGTGTTGAAGAGCTGAAGGATGATCAGGAAGATGTCAGGGAAGTGTCgaacttcatcaaaaagcagTTGATTCCCGAGCTTTTGGACGACATCATGAAAAACCTGGTTCCTTTTGATGGTGCCCACTTGACTGCTTTCATGCACCGTGCCGGTATCAATATGAGATACTTGGGCTACATCGTGAAACAAGCTTTAAGCAGAATTGAGGCCTTTGAAAAGGAAACTGAGGCTACAGTGAGGGATAATGAGGCCGCCATTAAACAgaaagcagaggaagaaaagaccAAACTGGGagaggagaaagaaaaggatGAAAAGActgaaaaggaagaaaccacagaagacgagaagaagcagtcTTCTGCTAAGCTAGTGCCAGTAAAGGCAAACATGACTGCCTTGACTGAACTCGCCATTCAAGAAATGATTGCTAGAGGAGCCAAGCATGTTATTCGTAAACTTGGCAAGACAGTTCCATTCCTTTTGAAGCCTCATTTTGTGGTACACTTCCACAACTGCTTGTTTGGTCGTAAGGTGAATGGCAGCCCAACAATTGAGATTGACGCCTTGCTCAAGCCATTATTCTCAAAGGAAGAGACTGCTTTTGCTGACATGAAGCCTGAGGACGTGATCAATgcaattgaaaaagaggtGTTCCTCCGTTTCAGATACTCACTAGCCCCAGACTGGCCAGAAAATATCAAACCTTTCAGCTTGTTAAGAGAGATTGCTATGAAAGTAGGCATACAGTGGAAAGCTCGCTCTTACCACTTTACGAAAGAGGAGTTTGACGCCAACGAGACATCTCAGGAGGTGGTTGAACAAGTCTCTGAGACAAAGGGtaagaagaaaggaaagggaaagaagaatcaCCAGAAGCCCGCTGAGGTTTCGCCTCCTCCGAAGCGAACTACAGTCTTTATTGTTGACGATATTGTTGATATTGTTCCAATTGTGAAGGATGCCAGTTACAGATGCTCCATGGTCGACGAGGTTTACGAGACCGCAAAGTCTCATCTCAGCAAAGGTGACGTGGAGGTGGGTACTACTCTCATGACAGAATTGATTTCGTTCTATCAGCAAATTTATGGTACTGTCAATACTGAGGCAGCCTCCCTCTACTCTACTTTGGCTCAGTTCTACGCCGAGAGAGGCATGACCACCGAGGCTTCGATAGTCGCTCGTAAAGCCATTATCTTGAACGAAAGAATATTCGGCGCAGACAGTTACGAGACGATCAACGCCTACATCAAGGCATCGTTCTTCGATAGCCTCAACAAGGATCAGTCAGGTGCCTTTGCGCTTAATAGCCGTGCACTTCAATTATGGACAGACGTCTACGGCCCCAATCATCCAAACTGTGTGAGTACATTGACCAACTTTGCTGCAATATTACAGGATATGAAGCTTCACAAGGAGGCCAATAAGCTCTTTGCAAAGTCGCTTGAAACGTCTGAGAAGTTGAACGGTGAAGTCTCCGATATTACTGCCCTCATTAGACACCGTTACGCCGTTTCCTTGGTCCAATTGGGTAACTACAAAGGTGCACAGGAGCAATTCGCTAAAGCTGGTGAAgtcttcaacaaggtcGTTGGCCCTGAAGACgtcttttccaaagaaTGCTCCAACTTTGTCACCCAGATCAAGACATACATTGCCTACAACGAGCACCAAGCCGCTGAACAGAGAAAGAATCAAAAGGGCAAGATTGCAGCGAAACTGAATGCCTCTGTTGCTTCCAAACCAGCACAGAAACTGGCAGGGAAGAACGGCAAAAAGAGTCTGCCTGTATCTGATCCAGCCATTGCTTCTAAGTCGGTAGAGGAAATCTTACAGTTCATCGAGggaaaaagcagcagcagcgaaaaaaagaagaacaaaaagaagaactaG
- a CDS encoding SCF ubiquitin ligase complex subunit UFO1 produces MTDSLGNCNLPPTPASLDPPKVHINDLPHEILLDVFAHMQPVELKDLRLVCRKWNSVVSDKSAWVKAFHNRFGTGNVFASVTGSSMWLTEYLGRVAMSRKWSKGKTFSHSYALVNNEFGMRVPPKVFVDFIHDRLLTFARFSGAISMCTLSTGRNQTFFPESSVLSMGMAVDCNWSHLCVGKPNGEVCLKNLITSSNSVSGKQSVTNLQGQTDDPIMILRMNDAFDKHKEKMEIVAGTNGGLLHMWSTTKLLRTIFVSQTCGVLDVVSDFSKTVIVVTEEEIVAYELTTGEESHRLSHGVAATGDTGFYIDLAGMNVVAHSDSKIKVFHLSEQVYTRETSAPDGLSIISGKMQQTQHKTRHPEIAGGDGRLFALVFSDGSVSTFNIRDTDSEIKFLTRIMPRHDAPHGIFDWTAVALNSSVIAIGLIPNWVHFYDAHSGEYLREGAKISRKLFRAGEPPIRHIEFSPSQTSGVVVSGSVAQYFKFGEDTKGQKKKPNTPQSAEGSSRNAMHRHIKDQLADYETLEHSQRQAELMADRYNGTEHESELDELRMAMALSASSAPTTSEDEELERVLALSREESERVVTPVEGGSWTHEIFKQPATGHPGEIRDESDDDEVFRRVIELSLHDH; encoded by the coding sequence ATGACAGACTCTTTAGGCAACTGCAACCTCCCGCCTACCCCAGCTTCGCTAGATCCCCCCAAAGTGCATATCAATGACCTTCCTCATGAGATCTTACTAGACGTGTTTGCCCACATGCAGCCCGTGGAGCTCAAGGATCTCCGATTGGTTTGTCGAAAATGGAACCTGGTGGTATCAGATAAGTCTGCTTGGGTCAAGGCATTCCACAACCGTTTTGGCACTGGCAATGTGTTTGCCTCTGTTACGGGCTCCTCCATGTGGCTCACAGAGTACTTGGGCAGAGTGGCGATGTCACGGAAATGGAGCAAGGGTAAAACGTTTTCTCACTCGTATGCATTGGTCAACAACGAGTTTGGCATGCGGGTGCCTCCCAAAGTGTTTGTGGACTTCATTCACGATCGACTCTTGACGTTTGCTCGATTCTCGGGAGCCATATCCATGTGTACGCTTTCCACGGGCCGCAACCAGACGTTTTTCCCTGAGAGTTCGGTTTTATCCATGGGCATGGCGGTAGATTGTAACTGGTCCCACTTGTGTGTGGGGAAGCCCAATGGTGAGGTGTGTCTCAAGAACCTCATAACTTCTTCCAACAGCGTTTCGGGAAAACAGTCAGTGACGAATCTTCAGGGCCAGACAGACGATCCGATTATGATTCTTCGCATGAACGATGCATTTGATAAACATAAGGAGAAGATGGAGATCGTGGCTGGCACCAATGGCGGGCTTCTACATATGTGGAGTACCACCAAGCTCTTGAGGACGATCTTCGTGAGTCAAACTTGTGGAGTACTCGATGTGGTTAGTGACTTCTCAAAGACAGTCATCGTGgtcacagaagaagagattgttgcTTATGAGTTGACCACTGGGGAGGAATCCCATCGTCTTTCTCATGGCGTTGCAGCCACTGGAGATACCGGCTTCTACATTGACTTGGCTGGGATGAACGTTGTGGCTCATAGTGATAGTAAAATCAAAGTGTTCCATCTCTCTGAGCAAGTATACACGCGGGAAACCTCGGCCCCTGATGGCTTAAGCATCATCAGTGGAAAGATGCAGCAGACTCAGCATAAAACAAGGCACCCCGAAATTGCTGGTGGAGACGGGCGTCTTTTCGCTCTCGTTTTTTCGGATGGGAGCGTCAGCACTTTCAATATTCGTGACACAGACAGCGAAATCAAGTTTCTTACACGGATAATGCCTCGTCACGACGCTCCGCACGGGATATTCGACTGGACTGCTGTGGCCTTGAACAGTTCTGTGATTGCGATTGGGCTAATTCCCAATTGGGTCCATTTCTACGATGCCCACCTGGGCGAGTACCTACGAGAAGGAGCCAAGATTCTGCGCAAGCTCTTCCGTGCTGGTGAGCCTCCCATTCGACACATTGAGTTTAGCCCTCTGCAAACATCAGGAGTCGTCGTCAGCGGCAGCGTTGCTCAATACTTCaagtttggagaagacACCAAAggtcaaaagaaaaaaccaAACACGCCTCAATCGGCAGAAGGGTCCTCCCGAAATGCCATGCATCGTCATATCAAGGATCAATTGGCCGACTACGAAACGCTTGAACATTCCCAACGTCAAGCCGAGCTAATGGCAGACAGGTATAATGGAACAGAGCACGAGTCAGAGCTAGACGAGTTACGAATGGCCATGGCTCTTAGCGCCAGTAGCGCTCCCACAACAAgtgaggatgaagagcttgaaaGAGTATTGGCGCTctcaagagaagagctgGAAAGAGTCGTCACTCCAGTTGAAGGCGGGCTGTGGACACACGAGATATTTAAGCAACCTGCCACTGGCCATCCAGGAGAAATCAGAGATGAgagtgatgatgatgaagtgTTTCGGCGAGTAATCGAGCTCCTGCTTCATGACCATTGA
- the RPM2 gene encoding ribonuclease P: MAFKLREPRIQFFQSSFPYLNNNALTKYSRKHTRHWRSDEPHPSNHRYLSIASGHYGIYFTILNHELRREEKAGLNDTNSHILLVFPSSTPLAQSIPYLIISKVKDEVYSHINHLKDVSRELLSSWALVKPRSLKQQRTFIRHFSTSGAELDRDPLKLYSLSQPKIEELPVEPTEEQPFEDSFQKTQAENIMRIYNNHTSSEELDVIYPLYQSLKRNDIPLPSILHYNIVLESILLRSLDNQTLSLTAIESRLTNLLTVYQDVLRFCSKSSLKPDSTTYDLVLKGVFDGCVDTITAGRSPVVAQHIYHEFEAKASEFCQVGVELFMSLKDHQALSLTSLMPSLLAAVTSYPQVLSAELIKKILELRDIPVGDGYFYVGLIDLSKYFASTGVDGSSKEEIHKYLISVYEDFKSNTDRFSDLLAYEYNVYSALISALIGNGNLSLATKFLDDILRDYRSALQASAKDIDIAKQKVSSLLSVYLEAIMETGTTSEIHRSYNLLEKFNKVPYLPELSTHVYNKLIGHFINEYSSLEMQKESSKSEKLLKAQKTCYDIIWRLYESVAIRSDFQNSQYDATIFPKKYASCREHLLSLSIDLNDQAKILRIVKEIIAKNHAIVDWNVSKKLVIYLVNASEMLNNDEYTNLCWSILEQQSTHHFEDSTKLNSFVSEHIPYLTQFTTEVSSNRLSNSPMIRNAFAGFQLSSDNIFGLMCAMNYFMQVATSQELSNDDKVKVLQYQANLIKEFEDTENHYLQLSDELIQFKTNVKNSFVWLASSLPSDVRVTPDITQVFKLLGLEAPSGVGERLNAIMALDYSEQLSIEFSKGVDLVITALKHGYNFNALTWKVIINRNFVIDVLAREKSIMIFDFIARLLHSSLEVNEKHALLAQIISFNHEKINIEIMKMLLTDDFKESLGSGRVMDAFANFFMSTSNKYFVSLFERSFETFVSSCENNKWLAKAICKVSSTNKSHLVELIPDQRIYSLDAQNQDDVELLASVVTCFIDLNRDAEVTKLMKHYYSGDGGNRALMNSNKMISVLVDFYIRKGDYDVVLDRFEEFADRSLELKQAVKFANLMAELSGHKARRTSTKDDEDISTFALSLLSLKDFGQMSKLLESNKVFLRNKTALFDSLVYYLTKASTLSAEKTSNKLKCKFEALMRLSKVMRLKELAVDSLINVIRLLAAMRARDLLNILVNKFVNRNETASVINLYFLQIKISSAHEANKLKQEFESALRSVGDEINLASLKQAV; this comes from the coding sequence ATGGCTTTCAAGCTTCGGGAGCCGAGgattcaattttttcaatccTCTTTTCCTTACTTGAACAACAACGCCCTAACGAAATACCTGCGAAAGCACACTCGTCATTGGCGCTCAGATGAACCTCATCCTTCCAATCACAGATATCTTTCGATTGCAAGTGGTCATTATGGCATTTATTTCACCATCCTTAATCATGAGTTACGCAgggaagagaaggcaggACTCAACGATACAAACTCCCACATTCTTTTAGTTTTCCCTTCGAGCACTCCATTGGCTCAGTCTATTCCATATTTGATTATAAGCAAGGTTAAAGATGAGGTTTACAGTCACATCAACCATCTCAAGGATGTCTCGAGAGAGCTCTTGTCGCTGTGGGCGCTTGTGAAACCAAGGAGCCTTAAGCAGCAGCGAACATTCATCAGACATTTTTCCACCAGCGGGGCAGAGTTAGATCGTGATCCTTTGAAGCTCTACTCTTTGCTGCAACCCAAAATCGAGGAGTTGCCAGTCGAGCCGACAGAGGAGCAACCCTTTGAAGATTCCTTCCAGAAAACTCAAGCTGAGAACATCATGAGAATATACAACAACCATACATCTTCAGAGGAGTTAGACGTCATATATCCACTCTACCAATCGCTTAAGCGGAATGACATCCCACTTCCGTCGATTTTGCATTACAATATTGTCCTTGAGTCTATTTTGTTGAGACTGCTCGACAACCAAACTTTGTCGCTCACTGCCATTGAGTCCAGACTCACAAATCTTCTTACTGTGTATCAGGACGTTCTTCGcttttgctcaaaaagctctttGAAGCCAGATTCTACAACGTACGACCTTGTGTTGAAAGGAGTTTTCGATGGCTGCGTCGACACGATCACCGCTGGCCGGTCACCCGTTGTTGCCCAACACATTTACCACGAGTTCGAGGCCAAAGCTCTGGAGTTTTGCCAGGTGGGTGTCGAGTTGTTTATGTCCTTGAAGGATCACCAGGCACTTTCACTAACTTCTCTTATGCCAAGCTTGTTAGCTGCTGTCACTAGTTACCCTCAGGTTTTAAGTGCAGAActtatcaagaagattttggaaCTTCGAGACATTCCCGTCGGTGATGGATATTTCTATGTCGGCTTGATTGACTTATCGAAATACTTCGCGTCCACCGGCGTTGATGGACTGAGCAAAGAGGAAATCCACAAATATTTAATTTCAGTCTATGAGGATTTCAAGTCCAACACGGACAGATTTCTGGATCTCCTTGCCTATGAATACAACGTTTACTCTGCATTGATACTGGCATTGATAGGCAATGGCAACTTGCTGTTGGCAACGAAATTTTTGGATGATATTTTAAGAGATTATAGGTCTGCTTTGCAGGCATCAGCCAAGGATATTGATATCGCAAAGCAGAAAGTCTCTTCGCTTCTCTCAGTGTATCTCGAGGCTATCATGGAGACGGGCACAACATCTGAGATTCACAGGTCATACAACCTTTTAGAGAAATTCAATAAGGTTCCTTATCTTCCTGAGTTGTCTACTCATGTTTACAACAAATTGATTGGtcacttcatcaacgaATACTCGTCACTCGAGATGCAAAAGGAGTCGAGCAAAAGCGAAAAGTTGCTCAAGGCTCAGAAGACATGTTATGACATTATTTGGAGACTCTATGAGAGCGTTGCGATCCGCTCCGACTTTCAAAACTCTCAGTATGATGCTACCatctttccaaaaaaatatgCTAGTTGCAGAGAGCATTTGTTGTCGTTGAGTATCGACTTAAACGACCAAGCAAAGATTCTTCGCATTGTGAAAGAAATCATCGCCAAGAATCATGCGATCGTGGATTGGAATGTCTCCAAAAAGTTAGTCATATACCTTGTTAACGCTTCTGAAATGTTGAACAATGACGAATACACCAACTTATGTTGGTCAATTTTAGAACAGCAATCAACTCATCATTTCGAAGACTCAACAAAACTCAACAGTTTCGTGAGTGAGCATATTCCTTACCTCACACAGTTTACGACTGAGGTATCTTCGAACAGGTTGTCTAATTCTCCGATGATTAGAAACGCGTTTGCTGGTtttcaactttcttctgaTAACATTTTTGGTTTGATGTGTGCTATGAACTACTTTATGCAAGTGGCAACTTCACAAGAGCTAAGCAATGATGATAAAGTAAAAGTGTTGCAATACCAAGCAaatctcatcaaggagtttgaaGACACAGAAAACCATTACTTGCAGCTCTCTGATGAGCTTATTCAGTTTAAGACCAACGTCAAGAATTCATTCGTATGGCTAGCATCATCGCTCCCATCTGATGTACGTGTTACACCAGATATCACACAAGTgttcaagcttcttggtTTAGAGGCACCATCTGGAGTCGGTGAGCGATTAAACGCAATTATGGCTTTGGATTACTCAGAGCAACTCTCGATTGAATTCTCAAAAGGTGTTGACCTTGTCATCACCGCGTTAAAACATGGTTACAATTTCAACGCGCTCACATGGAAGGTGATTATCAACAGAAATTTTGTCATCGATGTTTTAGCAAGAGAGAAGAGCATCATGATCTTTGACTTTATTGCCAGGCTACTTCACCTGtctcttgaagtcaatgagAAGCACGCTTTACTTGCTCAGATCATATCATTTAACCATGAAAAGATTAACATTGAGATAATGAAGATGTTGCTCACCGATGATTTCAAGGAATCTCTAGGAAGTGGTCGTGTTATGGATGCATTTGCCAATTTTTTCATGCTGACAAGCAACAAGTACTTCGTGTCATTATTCGAGAGAAGTTTTGAAACCTTTGTGAGCAGTTGCGAGAACAACAAGTGGCTTGCTAAGGCCATTTGCAAAGTCTCATCCACAAACAAACTGCACTTGGTTGAGTTGATACCCGATCAACGCATTTATTCGCTTGATGCTCAAAACCAGGACGATGTCGAGCTCCTAGCTTCTGTTGTCACTTGTTTCATCGACCTTAATCGTGACGCTGAAGTCACTAAGCTTATGAAACATTACTATTCTGGCGATGGGGGTAATCGTGCATTGATGAATTCTAACAAGATGATATCTGTGTTGGTTGACTTCTACATTAGGAAAGGGGACTATGATGTTGTTCTTGACCGATTCGAAGAGTTTGCTGATCGTTCATTGGAACTCAAGCAAGCTGTCAAGTTTGCGAACTTGATGGCTGAACTATCAGGACACAAGGCACGCAGAACAAGTACcaaagatgacgaagatatCTCAACATTTGCCTTGAGCCTTCTCTCTTTAAAGGACTTTGGACAGATGTCCAAATTGCTCGAGCTGAACAAAGTTTTCTTGAGGAACAAAACAGCGCTTTTTGATTCATTGGTGTACTACTTGACGAAAGCTTCCACTTTAAGTGCAGAGAAGACCTCAAACAAGCTCAAATGCAAGTTTGAAGCCTTAATGAGACTTTCCAAAGTGATGCGATTGAAAGAACTAGCAGTGGATAGTTTGATCAATGTCATACGTCTCTTGGCCGCGATGAGAGCCAGAGACTTATTGAACATTCTTGTGAACAAATTCGTCAACAGGAATGAAACTGCATCGGTGATTAACCTTTACTTCTTGCAAATAAAAATCTCTTCCGCTCACGAGGCtaacaagctcaagcagGAGTTTGAGTCGGCATTGCGCAGTGTTGGTGACGAGATTAACTTGGCCAGCTTAAAGCAGGCTGTTTAA